One region of Tumebacillus amylolyticus genomic DNA includes:
- a CDS encoding bifunctional metallophosphatase/5'-nucleotidase, with amino-acid sequence MKRELTFLHTNDIHSSFTQELKLASLLRQKRADLRAQGRPVLVVDGGDHLDMAVMECLFTNGQLNLDLHDALGYDAAAVGNNEGLRFSLERIREMSHATRVPWLLANVRESDGSLIGGMRDALLLDASGIQVGLIGITDQFGTIYEDLMPLKNVDTITTVQSLAENLRSRGADLIVVLSHAGLPQDIELAQSVTGDIDLIIGGHSHDALHEPQHHAGIWVVQTGSHARFLGELHLELDLTQPTGQKITRATGTLHPIEEDMTPDEELNAIYQAAQTQVQQKMSEVLCVLDNPLEHVELVQRIAKAMRTFYQAELGMMFGAVAIEGFPAGPIQVGDIYRNLMSLVNVAHFEFQGKQLLGLLHERNNPDYYAHPKYGNGIRPKGLPIGKLQFDGLTWTELDGTISNVQVNGEPLDLDRWYTVGGGEHLGYVETLLYPSLAGAKILHVDDYYYVKDAFVEYLRHQKNTSLEVQT; translated from the coding sequence TTGAAGCGAGAACTGACTTTTTTGCACACCAACGACATCCATTCCTCATTCACCCAAGAGCTCAAACTGGCAAGCCTGCTTCGCCAAAAACGTGCCGACCTGCGCGCGCAGGGTCGACCCGTCCTCGTCGTGGACGGCGGCGACCACCTCGACATGGCGGTCATGGAGTGTTTGTTCACGAACGGCCAACTCAACCTCGACCTCCACGATGCGCTCGGCTATGACGCGGCGGCGGTTGGCAACAACGAAGGATTGCGGTTCTCGCTGGAACGAATCCGCGAAATGAGCCACGCAACCCGTGTCCCGTGGCTGTTGGCAAATGTCCGCGAGTCGGACGGTTCCCTGATCGGCGGCATGAGGGATGCGCTTCTGCTGGACGCATCAGGAATCCAAGTCGGGCTGATCGGCATCACCGACCAATTCGGCACCATCTACGAAGACCTGATGCCCCTCAAAAACGTGGACACGATCACCACCGTCCAATCTCTCGCCGAGAACCTGCGGTCCCGAGGCGCCGATCTGATCGTCGTGCTGTCGCACGCCGGGTTGCCACAAGACATCGAGCTCGCCCAAAGCGTAACGGGTGACATCGACCTGATCATCGGCGGACATTCGCACGATGCGCTCCACGAGCCGCAACACCACGCCGGCATCTGGGTCGTGCAAACGGGCTCGCACGCTCGTTTTCTCGGTGAACTTCACCTCGAACTCGATTTGACCCAACCAACGGGTCAAAAAATCACCCGTGCCACCGGCACCCTGCATCCCATCGAAGAAGACATGACCCCCGACGAAGAATTGAACGCCATCTACCAAGCGGCTCAAACCCAAGTCCAACAAAAAATGTCCGAAGTCCTCTGTGTTCTCGACAACCCGCTCGAACACGTTGAGCTCGTCCAACGAATCGCCAAGGCGATGAGGACCTTTTACCAAGCGGAACTGGGCATGATGTTCGGGGCTGTTGCCATCGAAGGATTCCCTGCGGGTCCGATCCAAGTGGGAGACATCTACCGAAACCTGATGAGTTTGGTCAATGTGGCCCATTTCGAATTCCAAGGCAAGCAATTGCTCGGCTTGCTCCACGAACGCAACAACCCCGACTACTACGCACATCCCAAATACGGCAACGGCATTCGCCCCAAGGGGTTGCCGATTGGCAAACTCCAATTCGACGGCCTCACCTGGACGGAACTCGACGGAACGATTTCCAACGTCCAAGTCAACGGTGAGCCGCTCGACCTCGACCGCTGGTACACCGTCGGCGGAGGCGAGCACCTCGGCTACGTCGAGACCCTTCTCTATCCGTCCCTTGCAGGGGCAAAAATTCTACACGTCGACGACTACTACTACGTCAAAGACGCCTTCGTCGAATACCTTCGCCACCAAAAAAACACTTCACTGGAGGTCCAAACATGA
- a CDS encoding GAF domain-containing sensor histidine kinase translates to MDQQSRIGRLVKLTELIHKNQDVMALLDHVATAIQAEIVRVDVVGIYLPQSNGRYSCVCGKPEVVNGVSLVTLIVDPEKDQFVREIIESKRGIYVSNALDDRRLDPDKVKRLDIDSVLGLPIVYEDEVYGLMFMQNVGAKLHLTESDIQLVETFANMAAVALHNAKLISSQQALLFEKELLLDATRSLSYCSSFDEVVETSVRFLREALGMEKIGLQLYNPSQKKFRSLKTCCPIEELQQLILDDVKHPVFLGDPGGERGTLLLPLIATGDFLGAFAVCEYEEAQFTLQGSTHLAQSLADVTATALANLMRMEQLESQAIAERQQSEELLQKKDKLALVGQLAAGVAHEIRNPLASITGFVQLMQEGVINSRYLEIMKSELDRIELIISEFLVLAKPQAVRFAPCDLSQLLQNVVVLIESQATLNNVRIVTDLSPNLPRILGKENQLKQLFINIFKNAIEAMTHAPDAVLHIGVQPSERQDALSIHITDNGCGISPDRLAKLGEPFYTTKEKGTGLGMMVSYKIVADHQGNIEIFSEQGQGTRVTVTFPCQ, encoded by the coding sequence ATGGATCAACAGAGTCGAATTGGCAGACTGGTGAAGTTGACAGAGCTGATCCACAAGAATCAGGATGTCATGGCGCTGTTGGATCATGTGGCGACCGCGATTCAAGCGGAAATCGTGCGGGTCGATGTCGTCGGAATCTATTTGCCCCAGTCGAATGGCCGCTACTCCTGTGTCTGCGGGAAACCGGAAGTCGTCAACGGCGTTTCTCTGGTAACGCTCATCGTGGATCCGGAGAAGGACCAATTCGTCCGGGAAATCATCGAAAGCAAGAGGGGCATCTATGTGTCCAACGCTCTCGATGACCGGCGACTCGACCCGGATAAAGTCAAAAGGCTCGACATCGATTCGGTCCTCGGCCTGCCGATCGTCTACGAAGACGAGGTCTACGGGCTGATGTTCATGCAAAATGTCGGAGCCAAGCTTCACTTAACGGAGTCTGACATTCAACTGGTCGAAACGTTCGCCAACATGGCCGCCGTCGCGTTGCACAACGCCAAGCTCATCTCCTCCCAGCAAGCGCTCTTGTTCGAAAAGGAACTCCTGCTCGACGCCACCCGCTCGCTGTCGTACTGCTCCTCCTTTGACGAAGTGGTCGAGACGAGCGTCCGCTTCTTGCGCGAAGCTCTCGGCATGGAGAAAATCGGTCTGCAATTGTACAACCCTTCACAAAAAAAATTTCGGTCCCTCAAAACGTGTTGCCCGATTGAGGAGCTCCAACAATTGATTCTCGACGACGTCAAACATCCGGTGTTCCTCGGCGACCCCGGTGGGGAGCGCGGAACGCTCCTGCTGCCGTTGATTGCGACCGGAGATTTCTTGGGGGCTTTTGCGGTGTGCGAGTACGAGGAAGCCCAATTCACGTTGCAAGGCTCGACCCATCTCGCGCAATCGCTCGCCGATGTGACGGCAACGGCGCTGGCCAATCTCATGCGCATGGAGCAATTGGAGTCACAAGCAATCGCCGAACGCCAACAATCCGAAGAGCTGCTGCAAAAAAAGGACAAACTCGCTCTCGTCGGTCAACTCGCCGCCGGAGTGGCACACGAAATCCGCAACCCCTTGGCGTCGATTACCGGATTCGTGCAGTTGATGCAGGAGGGAGTGATCAACTCCCGCTACTTGGAAATCATGAAGTCGGAGTTGGATCGCATTGAGCTGATCATCTCGGAATTCCTCGTGCTCGCCAAACCGCAAGCCGTGCGGTTCGCCCCCTGTGACTTGAGTCAGCTCTTGCAGAATGTCGTCGTGCTGATCGAATCGCAAGCGACGCTGAACAACGTGCGGATCGTCACCGACCTCTCGCCCAATCTGCCGCGCATCCTCGGCAAGGAGAACCAACTGAAGCAGTTGTTCATCAACATTTTCAAAAACGCCATCGAAGCGATGACCCATGCACCGGACGCCGTCCTGCACATCGGCGTGCAACCGTCCGAACGGCAAGACGCCCTCTCCATCCACATCACCGACAACGGCTGCGGCATCTCTCCCGACCGTCTCGCCAAACTGGGAGAGCCGTTCTACACCACAAAGGAAAAGGGCACAGGTCTCGGGATGATGGTTTCCTACAAGATCGTCGCCGACCACCAAGGAAACATCGAAATCTTCAGTGAACAAGGTCAGGGAACTCGTGTCACCGTGACATTTCCCTGTCAGTAA
- a CDS encoding DUF3291 domain-containing protein, producing MSGRKWVRHPGQVVTYGERDRSQLGPDSVVTITRSERLSLFRLLVAAVLNETIMRQMVKRDTVIFAEVAANVQEGWAQTMSVWKNGREMTEFRNSGAHGKALKFFHWVFYGGRVHSYVLTYKALGQIPHIEEAAQIVKQYGRFAESGEIVRTAKSPHAS from the coding sequence ATGAGCGGGAGAAAGTGGGTGCGACATCCCGGTCAGGTCGTGACCTACGGCGAACGAGACCGATCCCAACTCGGCCCGGATTCGGTGGTCACGATTACGCGCTCGGAGCGCTTGAGTCTGTTTCGGTTGTTGGTCGCGGCGGTGTTGAACGAGACGATCATGCGACAGATGGTCAAGCGGGACACGGTGATTTTTGCCGAAGTGGCGGCGAATGTCCAAGAGGGCTGGGCGCAGACGATGTCCGTCTGGAAAAACGGACGCGAGATGACGGAGTTTCGCAATTCCGGCGCGCACGGCAAGGCGTTGAAGTTTTTTCACTGGGTCTTCTACGGGGGTCGTGTTCACTCGTATGTTCTGACGTACAAAGCCCTCGGGCAAATTCCGCACATCGAGGAGGCAGCCCAGATCGTCAAGCAGTACGGACGGTTTGCCGAGTCCGGTGAGATTGTGCGGACGGCCAAGAGCCCACATGCTTCCTGA